The DNA sequence AATCTCCCGTTCATCCTGAAACCCCTCTCATACCAGATTCAGCTCCATCTTCATCGCCATCGCCGTCGCCGGATGAGGATCCCAGAACCAGAGGAGACAAGTACCAGGACGAAAAATCTCGAGTGCTCCATGCCTCCCTCACTCACGTTGTTCGTACTCTCTCTTCCTTCTTTCATTTTATTAATTCATGTATGTTGCGAATTAATTGAGTGAGAAATTGCGGTGTTTCTAATTTTGCAGATAAAGTTGGGATGGACTGAAGCTGCGCTGATTGCAGGAGCAAAGGATGTTGGACTCTCCCCTTCCATTGTTGGTTCTTTGCCGAGGAAGGAAGCTGCTCTGGTTGAGGTAGGTATCTCCATTATTTACTATTTCATAACCATGATTACATTAATCGTTACTGTTAAATGTTGTCACGATTGGTTGCTTGAAATTGCTTCACACCTTAAATTCGAAACAGGATTGTGCTTAGATAATACTGTTTTTAAGCTGCTtcacaatatttttaattataatgatgCACCATGTTACCATCTCATTTTACGAAAAGTAAAGGATGAACTGGAATCTTTTATGAACATAATGGCATACATGCATCTCCTAAACAAAAATCCGGTGATAGCATATCCTTGTAAGATCTAAGATATGACCTTTGGCTAGCTTCAATTTCAGGAGTTGTCAATGGTATGTATTAGTATATATTTTCAATGCATGATTTCCTGTCTTTCAGACTATCAGTATAGTCAGTCCAATGGTTTGCCATAATTTTGGAAGGCTTCATGCGACTCTCTTCGTGCAAATTGTTTGTTATGACTAATTTTTTGTCTTAAAAAATTTACCCGTGCCAGTTTTTCATGGATGACTGCTTACAAAAGCTTATCGATAGAATTGACTCTGATGAGAGTTTGAAAACCTTGACACCAAGTGAATGTATCTCTAAGCTTATCAGAATTCGTCTAGAAATGCAGGCGCCATATATATCAACATGGCCTCAAGCTCTTAGTATCCAGGTCTGCCAATGTACTTAAACAAACTTTGTATCTGGATTGTATGAGATTAAAGATTTCCTAATTTTCTAATACCGATTTCATTACAGGCACAACCAGTGAATGTTCCAACTAGTTTTAAGCAGAGGGCAATGCTCGTGGATGAGATTTGGCATGCTGCAGGTGACACTGCTTCTGATATTGATTGGTATGCCAAGCGCACTGTCCTGGCAGGAATATACTCAACAACCGAGATTTATATGCTGACAGATACCTCTCCTGGTTTGTTTTTCTGCCCCTTCTTTCTGAGCATACAAGTTTTCTcgtattttttgtttgatttaaactTTCCATCCATTATTTGGTGTTTTTTTGTGCTTTTCTATTTATGGTAATCACTCTGTCGACTGTTGTGGAGCAGTTCAATGATGCTATGACATCTTTCATCGATTATTCAGTTCCATTTGATTTCCCcccttctctccttctctctttcttttttagtATGTGAATAGACCAAAAATATTAACTGGGTTCAAATGTCCGTTCTCTCAAACTCCTTATTTTCTTCTTGAACTGAGCCTGTCATAGTAGCCAATTTTCTCATGGCAACCAATTTGAGTAGTAATTTGATAAAGTATGTAATCAGGGGGAAAACAATGGAATTTATTCTTTTATGCCCCACCCCACCCCACCCCACCCCACTCCATTAATATAGTATCTTATATTGAATAAAGTCCAATTTGGATGGATAACTAGCTGTTTGTGGCTCTGATGTGGTGGAGTTGTAACACGTGAGGACATTTCTTAATGCATCTTTCGTTTGTTTCTTGTTAGACTTCCGTGATACATGGGCCTTCCTGGATGCTCGAGTGAAAGATGCTTTCGATCTAAAGAAAACCATTCAAGAGGTAATTCTGAATCTGTCCTTCGAGTTTTGGAATTTGAGTTATTTACCATCATGCTTGGTGCATTCCGGACTTGAGTCAGTGATACTTTATTTTCTCAGGCACAGCATTTGGCAGAAGCGGTGAGCGCGGGACTCGGGAACACATTTCAAGGGTTTGTGGGGAAAGTTCTTCGTAGATAATATTCCACTCCACGGTCATATCATGTTTCTCTTGAACAATGAAACCATGATTATCACTTGTAGGAGATGCTATATTTACTAGTACTTATGGTTTGGATAAGTTCACATTTGTTCTGTGTTGGGCACTTCATTCAGTCAGCGCTCGAGTGCCTTATGCTAACACAATAATTTCACTCTTGTAAATAATCCCATTTTGGTTTTATGGCGCAAGGGACACATTTTTTAATGAGTTTCTTTTGGACTCTACAACTGTATTGATTTAGTGTTAATTTTTATGTTGTAACCTTCCGTATTATCAAGGGATGTGCTTGCAAATTAATTGGTTCTCACTTTGTGCAGTTTGCTACATAATAATTTTACGCTTGCTATCCATtttggtttgattgattatataGGAAATTATTGATTCAAACTTTTATTTCGTACTTGACAATGCTACTTTCCGCAAAATTTGACGAAATAATATTAAATAGCAAATGGTAAAATACTAGATAGTCATTACCTTGGTGTTTTATTAATCAAGATTCGAGAGGCCGAAATGAAGGAAGTAGAGTGTAGAGACATTGTTTATCTAGGTGTAAACTCTTTATTGCTTTCATTACGTGTCTAACCAGTAGTGTGCatatgaatataaaaataaaaataagtgggTAGGTGTGGACTGGAGACGGTAGACAGTTCAATTGGTTTATAGTCCAAGATATAATCTCAACCTTTGATCTTAGTCTCAGGCAAGGACTTAAGTTAAGACAGCTTAGCGAGTAGCGCAGGCCGCAGGGCAGTGATAATTAAAGCAAAGAAGCAAGCATGTCACTGAAGGCATCCCAGGTGGCAACGAAGCTGAATCTGCAGCCCCACCCTGAAGGTGGCTTCTACGCCGAGACATTCCGCGACGGATCCGTTCAACTCTCCAAGTCTCAGCTTCCACCCCAATGTAAGTATTTCATAACCTTTTACAATTCCACTCTGAttcagattttgaaattgaatttgctGTAACAGACAAAGTTGATCGCCCGGTATCAACCTCCATATACTTTCTGCTTCCATCTGGCAGCGTGTCTCGCCTGCACCGCATACCCTGTGCGGAAACCTGGCACCACTACATCGGTGACCCCATAACAGTAGTTGAACTGAATGAGAAGGATGCAAGTGTCAAATTCACCCAGCTGGGATCCAACCTAAATGAGAATGAGGTGCCGCAGTATACTGTTCCTCCCAACGTGTGGTTTGGTTCATTCCCCACCGGGGATTTCAACGCGTCTCCGGAAGGCTCGTCGTTCGTCAGAGGCGAAGCAAAGGACTCTGAGAGGCACTACTCTCTGGTAGGGTGCACGTGTGCACCCGCGTTTCAGTTCCAGGACTTTGAGCTTGCTAAGCGCTCTGACCTTGTCTCTCGCTTTCCCCAGCTGGACCAACTCATCACTGCACTCACTTTTCCCGAGTGATTACTCATTCCACCacctatttaaataaataaatgagtgTTTTCCAGCTTTGTATTCAACTGAAGAATCTCTActctttaataataaatttagaaacgCTTCCTTCCTTGTATGGTTGCACTTtctaatgaatgttgtctttgatGCCTCATGGCTCTGCTCTCAAGTATTCGACTCAATTCacaaactaagaaaaaaaaaatgaagacttAAAACCACTTTGTGAAGCTCGTTATTACTTATCATTTATCAACCATCGCAAGCACTCAGTATCAATCAAATACAAAACGATGAAGGCAAAGAAGAAGGACACATTTGACTGGAAAATGACTCTTTCGTATATTCATATTCTATTTTTGCTACGAGTGTACAATTAACTTTCTATTGCATGTGTAATATACATTGCCAGAACAACTGAAACTATACTATATACAAAGAGAAATTTTCTGTGCAATAAAATACAAGAACCATCATACAACAAAATTGGGATTTCATCAGCCATCGTTTCCGGAACAGCATATCTCTGAACAACATGTGAGGCAGCCGAAGCATCCTAGACCAATGCAAAGCTGAGTCAATGCAGTTGCAAACTGGTTGTTCATCCGCGAACAGCAATCGATGCAGCACATGCAACAGCAGTAACTGCACATCCTGCTACAGCAATTTGAGGCCACCTTAAATATTTCAGCCACTTCAGGTACCTTGGATACATCTCCTGGAGGAGTATTTTCAGCCGTTGCTTTCAAGTTGCCAAAGCCAACACCTAAATGTGGGAGTAAAATCATCCTCTGCTCTTGGACGTTTTCCTCATACTGGGGCTGGCTCTTTTTCGATGCCTGTTTCCAATGAATCAAAGAGATATGATTACAGAAGACTGAATGACTTTATTCGTCTAAAGATATTTTACCGGTATTAGTCAAAAACCAAACAAGGGATGTTCCAGGATTCAGTGGAAGAAAATAGATTTTCAAAACACCAATGTTTTTCTacagaatttgaaaatgaaagaGACAAAATCCACAATATTCATTACACGTACTTCTTTCTTCCCAGATTCCTTGACTTTCTTTAGATGATCACTCTCAAGTATTACCATACGTGTGTACTGAGACATAAAGCCAGTCTGCAGGCTCAGTTTTGCGACCTGCCAATTAAAGGATTGGAGTGAGAAATATAAAACTGAATGTCCCATGCACCAAGTAGAGTGATAGATTACAAAGTACCTTCTGTTCTAATTGTTTATTTTCTGAAAGCCATGCCTGAGCGGTTAGAAGCTCTATTTGATCTCTTGCAGAAACCTGTTTAAGAGAAGAAATgaggaattgaaagaaaaacagtagtaacAGAAAGGAGACAGAATGGTAAATATATGCGCATTATTTAAAAAGCAGCATCcaactaaagatccaaagacgatgaatgcaagaaaagatgaacTGATGACAAGAGTATGATGATGGACACACCACAGAAATATAAAGTAGGGAAACAAGACCGTGGTTCTTTGTGAACACGCAGAAAAACACAATAAAGACAGGTTATAAGAGGAATCCCTTCTAAATGGTTAAAACTTGAAGCAACTACTAATTATATTGTTTCATAAGCAAACAGATTCTTCAAAGTCAAAAAAACTTCACATAGAACCAATAAATAGCTCTCCAAGCACCCTCTACAAATTTGGCATCTCCTGTCCAGAAATTGtatgtataattttaaaaataagtatACATAGTGATAGAACACTTTACCCTCTGTAAAGGTATGTCCTTAGCTGTTTCTATCTTCATATCTACAGTAAAATTACTGAGATCAGCCAAGATACCTTTGACTTTGACAGTTTCGGGGAAACTTCCCTTGTACCTTCCAGATATAGTCAACGGACCCCCTGATGAAAGATCTGGAATATGAGAGGGGTGTACCTATCACAAACATTGCAGATAACTCCATAAGAAAGAGGCATAAACTCTTTGGACAAACATTCTACTTATATAATAGTATGTGTAACATTAAATAAGGGTATGAGGAGTATAATAAATGTCATTATTTTCAGGACAGGCCATTATAAAGAGGTTCATCCACAGCATACTTTTTTCCAATTCAATCTAGCGAGGTACCAAAAGTTTTTACctcaaactcatcaagatcatcaaATATGTCTATTGTGATATTTGCTAGAACAAGAGATGAAGCTTTGTCAAACAATGCCAGCATTTGAGGCTCAACCAAATCTAGCAATCCAAAAAAAGAGGGCAGCTGTCAAATTAGATATAAATGcagaaagaaaagaaattcaTACAAAGTAATCTAAGAAAATTTTCCTGTTTAATGCCTAAAGGAAGAGTTCCTACATAAATACCAAAATGGCAAACCAAAATTTCATACCAACAATGTCAATTCAGAACTTACCTACATCAAAAGCTGCATCATAGTGTCCCCTACTAATCACAGCTAGCATCCTCAAGAAATAATGGTTGCAAAATGAACCTGGGGTTGAATAAGGTGTTATATAACATAcaatgaagaataaaaagaactTAAGACGatttaacccttttttttttgggaCAAAAAGAATGTCATAGCCTAACAGATTATTTCAACTGGAAAGATCTGAAAGGTTCAAGGCCTAGAAACTGAGACCTATTCCAAAAGTGTAAATTCGGGGGCATATTGACTCTCCATCTGCCATATGATTTTTTACCATAGAACAAATTTGTCTCTCATCTTCAGCAGTTCCATCTGTAACTAGGAAAACTATTGGAACTGAACCTTGAGCACTGGATAGCATCTCTATTGCCTGAAAtgaagaaaataataattgatttgATGTTCAATAGATTCAGTACGTAATAACAGTTCAATAATATTCACATAGAAATGGTATTGAATATTTCAATGTACCGTGTTTAAGGGATGTGAAATATTTGTACCACCGCCAGCCACAAAATTCACATTAATCCACTCAATGGCCCTTTCAACAGTATCCTTGGAAGCCAATTCcattgttttcgaaaatagacGACTCTCTGCATTGAAGGCGATAATATTAAATGAATCATCGGGATTAAGCTTAGAGAGTGCTGCAGATAAGGCACTCTTTGTGTCTTCAATTAGTTTTCCCTGCATGCTTCCGCTGATGTCGATAACAAATATTATATCCTTTCTGAATACCTACAAATAGAGTAGGACCAGAagtgagaagaaaaagaaaatttaatagttatatataaaataagataatatatACACCTATGAAGATTGCAGATATTACACAAACCTTGTCACGCTTTATATCTCCTGGAGAAAGGTATATGTAGAACATCTGTCTCTGATCAAAATCATGCATAGATGCACCTTCCAAAAGGATGGCTCCATTTATATAATTCGTCGGGACCTAAATAGACATAGCTATTCCAATAAGATAACCTTTCAACAGCTGAAATtacaatttattaaaaaagaattgaTCGAGTCTTACAGCATATGAAAATCTAAAATCAGTTTTCGACCACGAGAGAACTTCGGTATCATATAAGAAACCCATACTCCCAGCATGCCGCTTCATTGCCTATAACAAGTCAGGTTCAAATGGTTCATTCATCATACAATTTGTAAACTTTCAAATGTTCAACTATGATCGTACCAAACACACACAAACAAATATGCACCTTTAGTTGATGGCTCATTGTCCTGCAAAGAATCTCACTTCCAGGAAGAGCATTTACATTGACTTGTATCTTCTCTTTCTTGGATAATCTCTTCCCAGCAGGGTTGACAAAATCAGGAAAGGTATACGGCAAATCCAAACAGTACTCACCCTCGGCGTAGACCAATTTCTGAGACCaactaattttaatagataaattGGTACCCCCATCAATCTGTAACAACCACAGAAACAGAAGGCCACAGTTACTAACAAGTAAACAGCATCAGAATAAAACTAGTTTTGGAAGGAGAGCAAGCATTTGATTCACCTTTGGTATAGTCAAAGTAAATATATTAGAGTTGACAAAGCCTCCATTTTGAAGGGAAGTGCCACTCTCATTTTTCTTGGTGTCATCATCCATAACAACCAGCCGAGTTGAATATGATTTCCTTGGAACCTCAACCTCAACACCTAGAATTGAACCCTGTTAGCCAAATGACGTTAGAAACACTTAATAATCatccaaatgaataaaaaaatagagtgatcagaaagaagaagagaaaagaggaatTCACCCGGGAACCCATGGGAACAGCGAGACGGCAATCACAGCTTCGGCTTCCCATGATGCAATGGACA is a window from the Arachis hypogaea cultivar Tifrunner chromosome 1, arahy.Tifrunner.gnm2.J5K5, whole genome shotgun sequence genome containing:
- the LOC112696438 gene encoding uncharacterized protein codes for the protein MSLKASQVATKLNLQPHPEGGFYAETFRDGSVQLSKSQLPPQYKVDRPVSTSIYFLLPSGSVSRLHRIPCAETWHHYIGDPITVVELNEKDASVKFTQLGSNLNENEVPQYTVPPNVWFGSFPTGDFNASPEGSSFVRGEAKDSERHYSLVGCTCAPAFQFQDFELAKRSDLVSRFPQLDQLITALTFPE
- the LOC112696422 gene encoding uncharacterized protein; this translates as MAEDFARAVDDGIKLSKRIYFGKDRAVAPPNPVVPMAKSARALLPSGPMVYAVIQDPGIVDNPDIPSYQPHVHGRCDPPALIPLQMNAIAAEVDCHLDTAFVTVTGVWRVHCIMGSRSCDCRLAVPMGSRGSILGVEVEVPRKSYSTRLVVMDDDTKKNESGTSLQNGGFVNSNIFTLTIPKIDGGTNLSIKISWSQKLVYAEGEYCLDLPYTFPDFVNPAGKRLSKKEKIQVNVNALPGSEILCRTMSHQLKAMKRHAGSMGFLYDTEVLSWSKTDFRFSYAVPTNYINGAILLEGASMHDFDQRQMFYIYLSPGDIKRDKVFRKDIIFVIDISGSMQGKLIEDTKSALSAALSKLNPDDSFNIIAFNAESRLFSKTMELASKDTVERAIEWINVNFVAGGGTNISHPLNTAIEMLSSAQGSVPIVFLVTDGTAEDERQICSMVKNHMADGESICPRIYTFGIGSFCNHYFLRMLAVISRGHYDAAFDVDLVEPQMLALFDKASSLVLANITIDIFDDLDEFEVHPSHIPDLSSGGPLTISGRYKGSFPETVKVKGILADLSNFTVDMKIETAKDIPLQRVSARDQIELLTAQAWLSENKQLEQKVAKLSLQTGFMSQYTRMVILESDHLKKVKESGKKEASKKSQPQYEENVQEQRMILLPHLGVGFGNLKATAENTPPGDVSKVPEVAEIFKVASNCCSRMCSYCCCMCCIDCCSRMNNQFATALTQLCIGLGCFGCLTCCSEICCSGNDG
- the LOC112696429 gene encoding uncharacterized protein translates to MYRTAAKRLFSAATHSYHGNLHRLRLRPPHSQIFIPYRCFSTSEDQPFPIPQSPVHPETPLIPDSAPSSSPSPSPDEDPRTRGDKYQDEKSRVLHASLTHVIKLGWTEAALIAGAKDVGLSPSIVGSLPRKEAALVEFFMDDCLQKLIDRIDSDESLKTLTPSECISKLIRIRLEMQAPYISTWPQALSIQAQPVNVPTSFKQRAMLVDEIWHAAGDTASDIDWYAKRTVLAGIYSTTEIYMLTDTSPDFRDTWAFLDARVKDAFDLKKTIQEAQHLAEAVSAGLGNTFQGFVGKVLRR